A stretch of Prunus dulcis chromosome 6, ALMONDv2, whole genome shotgun sequence DNA encodes these proteins:
- the LOC117630744 gene encoding uncharacterized protein LOC117630744 isoform X8: MFQETDNAVCHGRISLPTCQEYLWEAKHSDKVFKSEGGPDSCLQNAGLESHSSGVYKEYCGAEMSDLSCESTPRLGYKDNRSSLLLDHMSVQERQLVFRNMVRYETPVIDKQWPKHSISPGLQNFFELESGSNLAECGLMTTKNEVKTVLSSSMEFFGKDTGTIKGSLSDEGMSRDLQVKWKKLADLESLKTSNSRVSEIELCSSDERDKAGAFAMQKRSRRPPRRYIEELAESKSKFYSRKCGVACKRSKNNFLHVRSDKNNRQKETQEETLLCQDKSYEVGCIQVPFGLPVEAGQLEEHDSSLNSEDCKDHRLLRSSEKLEIEYSPAKSREEISDDECVLRRSTQKDSKQIKHYTSWTSSEVMKLIEGVSQCGVGRWSAMKRLLFSSCSHRTAVDIKDKWRNLLKASCTQLQKERKIKRDISKQASDHVPESVLQRVRELAVIYPYPRRKRIFSKIQRYRGRTGQLQCLESTFCIQGICCNNEVFVLFIMHLSVMYVQNSEDCKDHRLLGSSEKLEIECSPAKSREEISEDESVSRINTRKGQMA; the protein is encoded by the exons ATGTTCCAAGAAACGGACAATGCAGTCTGCCATGGAAGGATTAGTCTCCCAACTTGTCAAGAATATCTTTGGG AAGCCAAACATTCTGATAAAGTCTTCAAATCGGAAGGTGGTCCAGACTCTTGTCTGCAAAATGCTGGTTTAGAAAGCCACTCCTCAGGTGTCTATAAAGAATACTGTGGTGCTGAGATGTCAGATTTGTCTTGTGAGAGCACTCCAAGGCTTGGATACAAGGATAACCGCAGTTCTCTTTTGCTTGATCATATGTCAGTACAAGAACGACAATTGGTCTTTAGGAACATGGTCAGATATGAAACACCAGTAATAGACAAGCAGTGGCCGAAGCACAGTATTTCACCTGGTTtgcaaaatttttttgagttAGAAAGTGGTTCAAACCTCGCAGAATGTGGTCTAATGACCACAAAAAATGAAGTAAAAACTGTTCTCTCGTCTAGCATGGAGTTCTTTGGAAAGGATACCGGCACAATCAAAGGATCACTAAGTGATGAAGGTATGTCCAGAGATCTGCAGGTAAAATGGAAGAAGCTTGCTGACCTTGAATCTTTGAAGACCTCAAATTCTAGGGTTAGTGAAATTGAACTGTGCTCGTCGGATGAAAGGGACAAAGCAGGAGCATTTGCCATGCAAAAGAGATCACGAAGGCCTCCCAGGAGATACATTGAAGAATTAGCAGAGtctaaatcaaaattttatagTAGAAAATGTGGAGTGGCTTGTAAGAGGTCCAAGAACAACTTTCTGCATGTTAGATCTGACAAAAATAATAGGCAGAAGGAGACTCAGGAAGAAACATTGCTTTGTCAAGATAAATCTTATGAAGTAGGTTGTATTCAAGTTCCATTTGGCCTTCCAGTGGAAGCGGGCCAGTTAGAGGAACATGACTCATCTCTG AACTCTGAGGATTGCAAGGACCACAGACTCCTAAGATCCAgtgagaaacttgagattgagTATTCTCCAGCAAAATCGCGAGAGGAAATTTCTGATGATGAGTGTGTCTTGAGGAGAAGTACTCAAAAAGATAGCAAACAGATAAAGCATTATACATCTTGGACTTCTTCTGAAGTGATGAAGTTAATTGAAGGTGTTTCTCAGTGTGGAGTTGGAAGGTGGAGTGCAATGAAGAGATTACTGTTTTCTTCATGTTCACATCGCACAGCTGTTGATATTAAG GACAAATGGCGTAATTTGTTAAAAGCTAGCTGCACTCAGTTgcagaaagagagaaag ATTAAGAGAGATATAAGCAAGCAAGCATCAGATCATGTCCCGGAATCTGTTTTGCAGCGCGTTAGGGAGTTGGCCGTCATTTATCCGTATCCAAGGCGAAAAAG GATATTTTCAAAGATACAGCGATACCGCGGTAGAACTGGCCAACTACAATGCTTGGAGTCAACTTTTTGCATCCAAGGAATTTGCTGCAATAAT GAAGTATTTGTCTTGTTTATAATGCATTTATCGGTAATGTATGTCCAGAACTCTGAGGATTG
- the LOC117630744 gene encoding uncharacterized protein LOC117630744 isoform X9 yields MFQETDNAVCHGRISLPTCQEYLWEAKHSDKVFKSEGGPDSCLQNAGLESHSSGVYKEYCGAEMSDLSCESTPRLGYKDNRSSLLLDHMSVQERQLVFRNMVRYETPVIDKQWPKHSISPGLQNFFELESGSNLAECGLMTTKNEVKTVLSSSMEFFGKDTGTIKGSLSDEGMSRDLQVKWKKLADLESLKTSNSRVSEIELCSSDERDKAGAFAMQKRSRRPPRRYIEELAESKSKFYSRKCGVACKRSKNNFLHVRSDKNNRQKETQEETLLCQDKSYEVGCIQVPFGLPVEAGQLEEHDSSLNSEDCKDHRLLRSSEKLEIEYSPAKSREEISDDECVLRRSTQKDSKQIKHYTSWTSSEVMKLIEGVSQCGVGRWSAMKRLLFSSCSHRTAVDIKDKWRNLLKASCTQLQKERKIKRDISKQASDHVPESVLQRVRELAVIYPYPRRKRIFSKIQRYRGRTGQLQCLESTFCIQGICCNNNSEDCKDHRLLGSSEKLEIEYSPAKSREEISEDESVSRINTRKGQMA; encoded by the exons ATGTTCCAAGAAACGGACAATGCAGTCTGCCATGGAAGGATTAGTCTCCCAACTTGTCAAGAATATCTTTGGG AAGCCAAACATTCTGATAAAGTCTTCAAATCGGAAGGTGGTCCAGACTCTTGTCTGCAAAATGCTGGTTTAGAAAGCCACTCCTCAGGTGTCTATAAAGAATACTGTGGTGCTGAGATGTCAGATTTGTCTTGTGAGAGCACTCCAAGGCTTGGATACAAGGATAACCGCAGTTCTCTTTTGCTTGATCATATGTCAGTACAAGAACGACAATTGGTCTTTAGGAACATGGTCAGATATGAAACACCAGTAATAGACAAGCAGTGGCCGAAGCACAGTATTTCACCTGGTTtgcaaaatttttttgagttAGAAAGTGGTTCAAACCTCGCAGAATGTGGTCTAATGACCACAAAAAATGAAGTAAAAACTGTTCTCTCGTCTAGCATGGAGTTCTTTGGAAAGGATACCGGCACAATCAAAGGATCACTAAGTGATGAAGGTATGTCCAGAGATCTGCAGGTAAAATGGAAGAAGCTTGCTGACCTTGAATCTTTGAAGACCTCAAATTCTAGGGTTAGTGAAATTGAACTGTGCTCGTCGGATGAAAGGGACAAAGCAGGAGCATTTGCCATGCAAAAGAGATCACGAAGGCCTCCCAGGAGATACATTGAAGAATTAGCAGAGtctaaatcaaaattttatagTAGAAAATGTGGAGTGGCTTGTAAGAGGTCCAAGAACAACTTTCTGCATGTTAGATCTGACAAAAATAATAGGCAGAAGGAGACTCAGGAAGAAACATTGCTTTGTCAAGATAAATCTTATGAAGTAGGTTGTATTCAAGTTCCATTTGGCCTTCCAGTGGAAGCGGGCCAGTTAGAGGAACATGACTCATCTCTG AACTCTGAGGATTGCAAGGACCACAGACTCCTAAGATCCAgtgagaaacttgagattgagTATTCTCCAGCAAAATCGCGAGAGGAAATTTCTGATGATGAGTGTGTCTTGAGGAGAAGTACTCAAAAAGATAGCAAACAGATAAAGCATTATACATCTTGGACTTCTTCTGAAGTGATGAAGTTAATTGAAGGTGTTTCTCAGTGTGGAGTTGGAAGGTGGAGTGCAATGAAGAGATTACTGTTTTCTTCATGTTCACATCGCACAGCTGTTGATATTAAG GACAAATGGCGTAATTTGTTAAAAGCTAGCTGCACTCAGTTgcagaaagagagaaag ATTAAGAGAGATATAAGCAAGCAAGCATCAGATCATGTCCCGGAATCTGTTTTGCAGCGCGTTAGGGAGTTGGCCGTCATTTATCCGTATCCAAGGCGAAAAAG GATATTTTCAAAGATACAGCGATACCGCGGTAGAACTGGCCAACTACAATGCTTGGAGTCAACTTTTTGCATCCAAGGAATTTGCTGCAATAAT
- the LOC117631733 gene encoding uncharacterized protein LOC117631733, with translation MASPSDLSVRTPSEIRKKKLSGQRKREELEREVSLLQRMLNQEEKVHEVLDHVYSQKTIGSAISFPRFLPPKMKELLAELAMVEGEIARLEGQISQLQLGLKHEEATKEAKSKQWQHENLISNPVARASYISMPSPMNNKGERMGYETKALHFISKAIKGDYDHLNDLSLNEKIGSLRGIADQKENYFCDEVKFQNKVPRKNGILRASSPLRAPRYPSPKLKERNPGICSELPPKSLPIPTQLEENIQNWQPNRLSEEIMKCLNFIYVRLLRTTRTMELEKSGPISRSLNSSITSRSFRDETTLNSKSSLVLLQKESRQQDPYGIFNVEDSIPRDIGPYKNLVIFTSISMDPKSISASNSIPLIRKLRVLMNDLRVVDLGSLTYQQKLAFWINMYNACILNGFLHYGVPASTEKLLTLISKATLNIGGKTLNAEAIEHYILRKPPPSTMKEALQNEDEDDKAGVRQLYGLESMDPNVTFALCCGTRSSPAVRIYTAEGVVAELEKSKLEYLQASIVVTSTKKIVFPELLLGNMLDFAGDVDSLVQWVCHQLPTSGSLRKSMVDCFRGQISSAKISATVEKMPYDFEFQYLLAM, from the exons ATGGCCAGCCCCAGCGACTTGTCCGTTCGCACTCCATCGGAGATT CGGAAAAAGAAGCTTAGTGGGCAGCGAAAAAGAGAGGAGCTTGAAAGAGAG GTTTCTTTGCTTCAAAGAATGCTGAATCAAGAAGAGAAAGTACATGAGGTTTTGGATCATGTCTATAGTCAGAAAACTATTGGTTCTGCTATTTCTTTCCCAAGGTTCCTTCCTCCCAAG ATGAAGGAGCTTTTGGCAGAGCTAGCAATGGTTGAAGGAGAAATTGCTCGACTCGAAGGCCAAATCAGCCAACTTCAACTTGGGCTGAAGCATGAAGAAGCTACTAAGGAAGCAAAATCGAAGCAATGGCAACATGAAAACCTAATAAGTAACCCCGTTGCCCGTGCATCATATATATCCATGCCAAGCCCCATGAACAATAAAGGTGAGAGGATGGGGTACGAAACCAAGGCATTGCATTTCATAAGTAAAGCTATAAAAGGTGATTATGATCATCTAAACGACCTCAGCCTAAATGAGAAAATTGGAAGCTTGAGAGGAATTGCTGAtcagaaagaaaattatttcTGCGATGAGGTTAAATTTCAGAATAAGGTTCCAAGAAAAAATGGAATATTGAGGGCATCCTCACCCTTGCGAGCTCCAAGATATCCATCACCCAAG ctaAAAGAACGTAATCCAGGGATTTGTTCAGAACTCCCACCAAAATCTCTACCAATTCCAACACAATTAGAAGAGAACATCCAGAATTGGCAACCAAACAGGCTCTCTGAAGAAATTATGAAGTGTCTCAACTTCATATACGTTAGGCTTCTCAGAACAACCAGAACAATGGAATTGGAGAAATCAGGCCCCATTTCCAGGTCCTTGAACTCTTCTATAACCTCAAGAAGCTTCAGGGATGAAACCACCTTAAACTCAAAGTCAAGTCTAGTTTTGTTACAAAAGGAATCAAGGCAACAAGACCCTTATGGCATCTTCAATGTGGAAGACTCAATTCCTAGGGACATTGGCCCTTACAAGAACTTGGTCATTTTCACCTCAATCTCTATGGACCCAAAATCCATTTCTGCCTCCAATTCCATTCCTTTGATAAGAAAGTTAAG GGTATTGATGAACGATCTTCGGGTGGTGGATTTGGGGTCCTTGACATACCAACAGAAGCTGGCATTCTGGATCAACATGTACAATGCTTGTATTTTGAAT gGTTTTCTTCATTATGGAGTGCCAGCTTCCACCGAAAAATTACTCACATTAATAAGCAAG GCAACCCTGAACATAGGAGGTAAGACTTTAAATGCTGAAGCCATAGAGCATTATATTCTGAGGAAGCCACCACCTTCCACTATGAAAGAG GCCCTTCAGAATGAAGATGAAGACGATAAAGCCGGTGTTCGGCAACTCTATGGTCTCGAGTCCATGGATCCTAATGTCACATTTGCTCTGTGCTGTGGAACACGCTCTTCTCCAGCG GTGAGAATATACACAGCTGAAGGTGTTGTAGCTGAGCTGGAGAAATCAAAGTTGGAGTACCTGCAAGCATCAATTGTGGTGACCAGCACAAAGAAAATTGTGTTCCCAGAATTGCTGCTTGGGAACATGCTTGATTTTGCTGGGGATGTAGACTCACTGGTTCAGTGGGTTTGCCACCAGTTGCCAACATCTGGGTCGTTGAGAAAATCAATGGTGGATTGCTTCAGGGGCCAAATTAGCAGTGCCAAGATTTCTGCCACTGTTGAGAAAATGCCATATGATTTTGAGTTTCAGTATTTGTTGGCCATGTAA